From a single Cytophagales bacterium WSM2-2 genomic region:
- a CDS encoding alpha/beta hydrolase produces MILLRNLVYIAIAVYVLALLAAFVFQRKLIFHPGGLPKDFQFSLEDNANEVFLKTADGETINGLFYAGNRKDVVLYFHGNAGDLSSWQSVAVDFTPLGYNFLIVDYRGYGKSSGTISEDGLYTDAEATYQYLIQEKGFSPGNIIIYGRSIGTGVAVELARRHQTKGLILEAAYSSLTKLANEKLPFLLPSIILRYRFNNIEKINSVKSPILFFHGSEDALIPVSHTEELFKAFTGKKEKMVLQGADHNNIGSHLEYHHTLKRTLDAFFQ; encoded by the coding sequence ATGATACTACTGAGGAATTTGGTTTATATCGCAATCGCGGTATATGTACTTGCTCTACTGGCAGCCTTTGTATTTCAGCGCAAATTGATTTTCCATCCCGGAGGCCTCCCAAAAGACTTTCAATTCTCTTTGGAGGACAACGCAAACGAAGTATTTCTAAAAACAGCTGACGGAGAAACAATCAATGGTCTCTTTTACGCGGGAAATAGGAAAGATGTCGTTTTATATTTTCACGGTAATGCCGGTGACTTAAGCAGCTGGCAATCCGTTGCTGTAGATTTCACTCCGCTGGGTTATAACTTCCTGATCGTTGACTATCGTGGATATGGAAAAAGCTCCGGAACAATAAGTGAGGACGGATTGTACACGGACGCAGAAGCAACCTACCAGTACCTTATTCAGGAAAAAGGATTTTCACCTGGCAACATTATTATTTATGGAAGGTCCATTGGAACCGGAGTGGCCGTAGAGCTGGCTAGAAGACATCAAACAAAAGGACTTATACTCGAAGCAGCTTACTCCAGCTTAACCAAACTCGCCAACGAAAAACTACCATTCCTTTTGCCTTCTATAATTCTCAGGTATCGCTTTAATAATATTGAAAAAATCAATTCAGTTAAAAGTCCAATCCTTTTTTTCCACGGATCTGAGGACGCGCTCATTCCTGTATCTCATACAGAAGAACTCTTCAAGGCATTCACAGGAAAAAAAGAAAAGATGGTCCTTCAGGGAGCCGATCATAATAACATAGGTAGCCATCTGGAATATCATCACACTCTGAAAAGAACACTCGATGCTTTCTTTCAATAG
- a CDS encoding tellurium resistance protein TerZ: MNLIKKSGINLKKGSSISLEKKGRSIAQVRVGINWGSIRHQLWGITYHTTAVDLDSSVAMFSGKMLVDNVYYHKLISTDRSVRHSGDDRVGDRHGDDGTDNETIHVNLREMNPAVDQVVFYLNSYEQQDFKTIPYANISIVDATHPNALEELASFKVAIDKTFEGYVSMVLGKFVRTNSGWEFVSVGEPIKARDIKGCLRDIAAQYV, from the coding sequence ATGAATTTGATAAAGAAGAGTGGCATTAATTTAAAGAAGGGCTCATCGATCTCACTTGAAAAGAAAGGAAGATCGATTGCCCAGGTCCGTGTAGGAATAAACTGGGGTTCCATCCGTCATCAGCTTTGGGGGATCACGTATCACACAACTGCTGTTGATCTCGATAGTTCGGTAGCCATGTTCAGCGGGAAGATGCTCGTGGATAACGTGTACTATCATAAGCTGATCTCAACCGATCGTTCTGTCCGTCACTCGGGTGATGACCGTGTTGGCGACCGCCATGGAGATGACGGAACAGACAATGAAACGATACATGTAAACCTTCGCGAAATGAACCCGGCTGTTGACCAGGTGGTTTTCTATCTCAATTCCTATGAGCAACAGGATTTTAAAACGATCCCCTACGCCAACATCAGCATTGTGGACGCCACGCATCCGAATGCTCTTGAAGAGCTGGCTTCGTTCAAGGTAGCCATCGACAAGACTTTCGAGGGTTATGTTTCGATGGTGCTTGGGAAGTTTGTGCGCACCAATTCAGGTTGGGAGTTTGTTTCTGTAGGTGAGCCAATAAAAGCAAGAGACATTAAAGGATGTCTGCGTGATATAGCAGCACAATACGTTTAG
- a CDS encoding tellurium resistance protein TerD has product MSINLRKGGSINLTKANPKLSKIYIGLGWELLAQSVDLDATMFILGSNGKLLSEQHFIFYNNLRTPDGSIAHQGDNRTGVGDGDDELILANLHQIQPEAQEILVYVTIHEATARAHNFGKLSNAYIRLVDVEKKSEIANYDLDAEASFATEVLFGKLKRADAIHWEFVALGEGSNVGLQGLVDRYV; this is encoded by the coding sequence ATGTCGATCAATTTAAGAAAAGGTGGTTCTATCAATTTAACAAAAGCAAATCCAAAGCTCTCCAAGATCTATATCGGGTTGGGTTGGGAGTTGCTTGCACAATCTGTAGACCTGGATGCTACCATGTTCATCCTGGGATCGAACGGAAAACTATTGTCGGAGCAACATTTTATTTTCTATAACAACCTTCGCACACCGGATGGTAGCATCGCTCACCAGGGCGACAACCGTACCGGTGTAGGTGACGGTGATGACGAATTGATCCTCGCTAACCTGCACCAGATTCAGCCGGAGGCACAGGAGATACTCGTCTATGTAACGATACACGAGGCAACGGCCCGCGCTCATAATTTCGGGAAGCTCAGCAATGCCTATATCCGTCTGGTGGACGTGGAGAAGAAATCCGAGATCGCGAACTACGATCTTGACGCGGAAGCTTCATTTGCTACCGAAGTATTGTTTGGTAAACTGAAAAGAGCTGACGCTATCCATTGGGAGTTCGTTGCGCTCGGTGAAGGAAGCAATGTGGGCCTCCAGGGGTTAGTAGATAGGTACGTTTAA
- the liaH gene encoding protein LiaH → MWLRIFQRLANIFKAKAYKAVDQLENPVEMSRLAVAELEKSISDAAEAFSIAVANHKKWDRELQQASLASENWKQKAKMAIAQSNEELAKKALTEKSNEDRKVMEYTAIFQKSEKDNQLLKQNLESLQLKLKEMRSKQSVLEAKAKNAEAQGKIAKQLSGIGTSALSNFQRYEEKINEMADQSEALQESLFAQKSLEREFDQLEGNVTVSTELESLKQEMQSEELEKKEQMEQRKLEKLKIKLDTQSAPVQPAKQIGSNKDAKLKHFFGEK, encoded by the coding sequence ATGTGGTTACGAATCTTTCAACGTCTTGCTAACATCTTCAAAGCAAAAGCATACAAGGCAGTTGATCAGTTAGAAAATCCGGTAGAGATGTCGAGGCTTGCAGTTGCTGAACTAGAGAAGTCCATCAGCGATGCAGCGGAAGCGTTCTCTATCGCAGTTGCAAATCATAAAAAATGGGACCGTGAGTTGCAGCAGGCTTCTCTCGCGTCTGAAAACTGGAAACAGAAAGCGAAGATGGCAATTGCGCAGTCCAATGAAGAGCTGGCGAAGAAAGCGCTCACTGAAAAATCCAACGAAGATAGGAAGGTAATGGAATACACCGCCATCTTTCAGAAATCGGAGAAGGACAATCAGCTGCTTAAACAAAATCTGGAATCCCTGCAACTGAAGTTAAAAGAGATGAGGTCAAAGCAATCGGTGCTCGAAGCGAAAGCAAAGAATGCGGAAGCCCAGGGCAAGATTGCCAAACAACTCAGTGGCATCGGTACGAGTGCGCTCTCGAACTTCCAGCGCTATGAAGAGAAGATCAATGAGATGGCAGACCAAAGCGAGGCCCTCCAGGAATCACTCTTCGCGCAGAAATCACTGGAACGTGAATTTGACCAACTGGAAGGAAATGTGACGGTCTCTACCGAACTGGAAAGTCTGAAGCAAGAAATGCAATCAGAAGAACTGGAAAAGAAAGAACAAATGGAACAGAGGAAGCTGGAAAAGCTAAAAATAAAACTTGACACCCAAAGTGCACCGGTTCAGCCGGCAAAACAGATTGGCTCCAACAAGGATGCGAAACTGAAACACTTCTTCGGGGAAAAATAA